Proteins found in one Paenibacillus borealis genomic segment:
- a CDS encoding GNAT family N-acetyltransferase, which produces MNPTLSRMRLETERLIIRPYIETDLSASFALMQNPEVLTFMHMEVMPLHEYEGLFRWLMFSYHTPFELPFKYSFAVCSKATGQLIGWCGLGVLDFSAPDTELYYLIGREHWGLGYATEAARALTAYAFNVIGLDRLYAKADPRNTASLGVFRKLDFRFERELAGLTGDYEDCNGELLHVLTKERFAGRLCS; this is translated from the coding sequence ATGAATCCGACGTTATCCAGGATGAGGCTCGAAACAGAGCGTTTAATCATCCGTCCCTATATTGAAACTGATCTGAGTGCTTCGTTCGCGCTGATGCAGAATCCTGAGGTGCTGACCTTCATGCATATGGAGGTCATGCCGCTGCATGAGTATGAGGGCTTGTTCCGCTGGCTGATGTTCAGCTATCATACGCCGTTTGAGCTGCCGTTCAAATATTCGTTCGCGGTTTGCAGCAAGGCAACCGGACAGCTGATCGGCTGGTGCGGCCTCGGTGTGCTGGATTTCAGCGCACCGGATACCGAGCTGTATTATCTGATCGGGCGTGAGCATTGGGGCCTGGGGTATGCTACCGAGGCCGCCCGGGCGCTCACGGCTTATGCCTTCAATGTAATCGGGCTGGACCGGTTATATGCCAAGGCAGATCCGCGGAACACAGCGTCACTCGGGGTGTTCCGGAAGCTGGACTTCCGGTTTGAACGTGAGCTGGCCGGGCTAACCGGCGATTATGAGGACTGCAACGGTGAGCTGCTGCATGTGCTGACTAAGGAGCGGTTTGCTGGGCGGCTTTGCAGTTGA
- a CDS encoding ABC transporter ATP-binding protein yields MLRKCLVHLKGWVALYIILGFAIQFLSSLGIVVFQKILDQAVDGTGIREITHWIIIYGALLGANVILNYADEYPGAHLSNSITERLKILALSKISRMDYTAYQNMGTGQMIKVIENGAAAGNSILFTFILGTLHELLPTILFSLFFISYYDLRIMLVIAGGYVVIFVITNVLLKYLYRIKASVLKEQEAMSRYSIRGFMELVVFRTNKKYAQEISRLNDTARQIIRKSAQLQMIHEAFFALFELFITVIKVIVLLYGVKNVISGQASVGVMVALFMFIEKIYAPIAIFNVLFVGYKLNRVTYQRFEEFLNAREDANLEKGKAVARLQGDLEFREVSFGYGEVQVLDRLSFSIARGTSVALVGLSGSGKSTVIKLITGLLKKSGGKLLVDGTDIDELSLNSYYDHISYLSQDSPIFDTTIRGNMVFDQEVPDDELYAILDKVNLKDKVLELPEKLETMVGERGLKLSGGERQRLAFARAVLQKRNLIILDEPVSALDNITEKSLMGTVFTEFRNKTVIIIAHRLNFISRVDHILVMEQGKLVGEGDFDSLIQGCDAFRTLWNSGRGQTD; encoded by the coding sequence ATGCTGCGGAAATGTCTTGTCCACCTCAAAGGGTGGGTTGCTCTGTATATCATTCTTGGCTTCGCCATTCAGTTCTTAAGCAGTCTGGGCATAGTGGTCTTTCAGAAGATTCTCGATCAGGCAGTGGACGGGACGGGAATCCGCGAAATCACACATTGGATTATCATCTACGGGGCGCTGCTGGGTGCGAATGTAATTCTGAATTATGCGGATGAATATCCGGGCGCCCATCTGTCGAACAGCATCACGGAAAGACTAAAGATCCTGGCCTTGTCCAAAATCTCCAGAATGGATTATACCGCCTATCAGAATATGGGCACAGGCCAGATGATCAAGGTAATTGAGAACGGCGCCGCGGCCGGGAACAGCATTCTGTTTACTTTTATTCTGGGGACACTGCACGAGCTGCTGCCTACCATCCTCTTCAGCTTGTTCTTCATCAGCTATTATGACCTCAGAATCATGCTGGTGATTGCGGGCGGGTATGTGGTGATCTTCGTGATCACGAATGTGCTGCTGAAATATCTCTACCGGATTAAAGCGTCTGTGCTCAAGGAGCAGGAGGCCATGTCCCGCTATTCGATCCGCGGATTCATGGAGCTGGTTGTGTTCCGGACCAATAAGAAGTATGCGCAGGAAATCAGCAGATTGAATGATACTGCACGGCAGATTATTCGCAAAAGCGCTCAGCTGCAGATGATCCATGAGGCTTTTTTTGCCTTATTCGAATTGTTCATTACGGTCATTAAAGTGATTGTCCTGCTCTATGGAGTGAAGAATGTGATCTCCGGGCAGGCCTCGGTCGGGGTTATGGTTGCCTTGTTCATGTTCATTGAGAAAATCTACGCGCCGATTGCCATCTTCAACGTGTTATTCGTCGGCTACAAGCTGAACAGGGTGACCTATCAGCGGTTTGAGGAATTCCTGAATGCCCGGGAGGACGCCAATCTGGAGAAGGGGAAGGCGGTGGCCCGGCTGCAGGGCGATCTTGAATTCAGGGAGGTGTCCTTCGGCTACGGGGAGGTTCAGGTGCTGGACCGGCTGTCCTTCTCTATCGCGCGCGGAACCTCGGTCGCACTGGTTGGCTTAAGCGGAAGCGGAAAATCGACGGTCATTAAGCTGATTACGGGCCTGCTGAAGAAAAGCGGCGGCAAGCTGCTGGTGGACGGCACGGATATCGATGAGCTGAGTCTGAACAGCTACTATGATCATATCTCTTATCTGTCGCAGGATAGTCCGATATTCGATACCACGATCAGGGGAAATATGGTGTTTGACCAGGAGGTGCCGGATGACGAGCTGTATGCGATTCTGGACAAGGTGAATCTGAAGGATAAGGTGCTGGAGCTGCCGGAGAAGCTGGAGACAATGGTGGGTGAGCGCGGCCTGAAGCTGTCAGGCGGTGAGCGGCAACGGCTGGCTTTTGCCCGGGCGGTCCTCCAGAAGCGGAATCTGATCATCCTCGATGAACCGGTCTCGGCGCTGGATAATATTACGGAGAAAAGCCTGATGGGAACGGTGTTTACGGAGTTCAGGAACAAGACGGTCATTATTATCGCGCACCGGCTGAATTTCATCAGCAGAGTAGACCACATTCTGGTGATGGAGCAGGGGAAGCTGGTAGGGGAGGGGGATTTCGATTCCCTGATCCAAGGCTGCGATGCCTTCAGAACGCTGTGGAATAGCGGCAGGGGGCAAACGGATTAA
- a CDS encoding sugar phosphate isomerase/epimerase family protein → MKLSVFYNHIVKASEQSGVPLTDVLDKVHAYGIDGVELDLEEALTGTEAMKKRLDAAGISVASMYAFFDFGNQPAPEPGYAFIDTAAYLEAGKVLVIPGFIEETASPEARGQALQSMAAALNAICDYAERKGIRVTMEDFDDIRAPFSSADELLWFLEQVPKLSITFDTGNFIYRGEDELEAFAKLKDRTIHIHCKDRSLEDRGGEPRISASGIPLYPSPVGSGCIKIAEVLRLLKAEGYADTLAIEHFDAVDQLGYMEQSVAWLRRVLE, encoded by the coding sequence TTGAAGCTGTCGGTTTTTTACAATCATATTGTGAAGGCAAGCGAGCAGAGCGGCGTGCCGCTTACGGATGTACTGGACAAAGTGCATGCCTATGGCATTGATGGGGTAGAGCTTGATCTGGAAGAGGCGCTGACCGGTACTGAGGCGATGAAAAAAAGGCTGGATGCAGCGGGGATCTCCGTGGCGTCGATGTATGCTTTTTTTGACTTCGGCAATCAGCCTGCCCCCGAGCCGGGGTATGCATTCATTGATACGGCGGCCTACTTGGAAGCCGGTAAAGTGCTGGTCATTCCGGGTTTCATCGAAGAAACGGCCAGCCCGGAGGCGCGGGGCCAGGCTCTTCAGAGCATGGCTGCGGCGCTGAATGCCATTTGTGATTACGCGGAGCGTAAGGGCATCCGTGTGACGATGGAGGACTTCGACGATATCCGGGCGCCGTTCTCGTCGGCGGACGAGCTGCTCTGGTTCCTGGAGCAGGTGCCTAAGCTGTCGATTACCTTCGACACCGGGAACTTCATCTACCGCGGCGAGGATGAACTGGAAGCGTTCGCGAAGCTGAAGGACCGGACAATCCATATCCACTGCAAGGACCGGTCGCTGGAGGACCGCGGCGGAGAGCCCAGAATCAGCGCAAGCGGAATTCCGCTGTATCCTTCCCCTGTAGGATCAGGCTGTATCAAGATTGCCGAGGTGCTCCGGCTGCTGAAGGCAGAGGGATACGCAGATACGCTGGCTATCGAGCATTTCGATGCTGTGGATCAGCTGGGGTATATGGAACAATCGGTGGCCTGGCTGCGCCGGGTGTTGGAGTAG
- a CDS encoding tetratricopeptide repeat protein — protein sequence MRQELIDQLNAWHEEDEFEQIVSRIKEVPTPLIDDELAVHLGRALNNLGRYKEALKWFNKTADKGKKDPLWHFRVGYAHYYLDQYDEAIKAFEKAHKLDPEDEDIIEFLEWSRNEAGVQDGSDEPEDSDEESDSEVEPEDAEDTKR from the coding sequence ATGAGACAAGAATTAATTGATCAACTGAACGCTTGGCATGAGGAAGACGAGTTCGAACAAATCGTATCCCGCATCAAAGAGGTGCCGACACCGCTGATTGATGATGAGTTGGCGGTTCATCTGGGCCGGGCGCTCAATAATCTGGGGCGTTATAAAGAAGCGCTTAAATGGTTCAACAAGACCGCCGATAAAGGCAAAAAAGATCCGCTGTGGCATTTCCGTGTCGGTTACGCCCATTATTATCTGGACCAGTACGATGAGGCGATCAAGGCCTTCGAGAAGGCTCATAAGCTGGACCCTGAAGATGAGGACATCATTGAGTTCCTGGAGTGGAGCCGGAATGAAGCGGGCGTGCAGGACGGTTCTGATGAGCCGGAGGATTCGGATGAAGAATCGGACTCTGAAGTTGAACCGGAGGATGCAGAGGATACTAAGCGCTAG